DNA sequence from the Scophthalmus maximus strain ysfricsl-2021 chromosome 1, ASM2237912v1, whole genome shotgun sequence genome:
tcaggaggtcaggagggTCGGAGGTTGGgagggtcaggaggtcaggagggTCGGGAGGTCAGGAGGTCGGGAGGTCGGGAGGGTCAGGAGGGTCGGGAGGTCAGGAGGGTCAgaagacagtcagacagacagtcagtctgACTGTCTGATTGAcggtctgactgactgtctgactgactgtctgtctgtctgtctgtctgtctgactgtctgtctgtctgactgactgactgactgactgactgtctgactaactgactgtctgtctgtctgtctgactgactgcctgactgactgtctgactatctgactgtctgtctgactgactgtctgtctgactgactgactgactgactgactgtctgtctgactgactgtctgtctgactgactgactgactgactgtctgactgactctctgtgtgactgaatgactgtcgtctgtctgactgactgactgactgactggggGGGGGCTTGACCGCCGTCGCCCTGTCGTGGGCAAACATCCATTCACACCTGCAGAACCACTCGACTGCTGATGGAGGCTCGGTGTGTTGtcacattattaaaacattaaaatattctaaaaggttttccataaaaaaacaggagatcttgaatttaaaaaacacctaAAATTAAGAAAAGTccttaaatcttaaaaaaagtttcctgaaaatggaaataatcagtatatatataaccttGAGCTAAAAGTCTCAGAAGCTGATTccactgatgacgtcactgatgacgtcactgatgacgtcactgatgacgtcactgatcacgtcactgatgacgtcactgatcacgtcactgatcacgtcactgatgacgtcactgatcacgtcactgatgacgtcactgatcacgtcactgatgacgtcactgatgacgtcactgatgacgtcactgatgacgtcactgatgacgtcactgatcacgtcactgatgacgtcactgatcacgtcactgatcacgtcactgatgacgtcactgatgacgtcactgatcacgtcactgatcacgtcactgatcacgtcactgatgacgtcactgatcacgtcactgatcacgtcactgatgacgtcactgatcacgtcactgatgacgtcactgatgacgtcactgatcacgtcactgatcacgtcactgatgacgtcactgatgacgtcactgatgacgtcactgatcacgtcactgatcacgtcactgatcacgtcactgatgacgtcactgatcacgtcactgatgacgtcactgatgacgtcactgatgacgtcactgatcacgtcactgatcacgtcactgatgacgtcactgatcacgtcactgatgacgtcactgatcaCGTCACTGATCACGTCACTGATCACGTCACTGATCACGTCACTGTCTGACCGGTCTTTGTCCTCAGCCGTATGTTCCCGGTGCTGAAGGTCAGCGTCTCGGGCCTCGATCCCAGCTCCATGTACTCCCTCCTGCTCGACTTCGTCCCCGCCGACGACTGTCGCTGGAAGTTCGTCAATGGGGAGTGGGCGGCGGCCGGCCGggcggaggggggcgggggcggcgAGGGGCGGGGCCCTGGAGGGATCTACATCCATCCGGACTCGCCCAACTTCGGCGCTCACTGGATGAAGGCGGCTGTGACCTTCAACAAGGTCAAACTCACCAACAAGGTCAACGGAGCAGGACAGGTGAGGTCAGATGTCAGGACGGAACCTCCTTTATCCGTTCTGttcatttctctccttcctcttcctctccttcgtTTGTCCATTTACTTACTTtctttatttcagtattttactAATCATTGATGTCTGTGTAtatcttccctctctttctcctcttactcctcctcctcctcctccccttcatcttcttcgtcccccatccctctctttctcctcctcctcctccccttcttcttcttcatccatcatccctctctttctcctcctcctgctccccttcttcttcttcgtccaccatccctctctttcttcttcttcatccatcattcctctctttcttcttcttcatccatcatccctctctttctcctcctcctcctccccttcttcttcttcatccatcatccctctctttctcctcctcctgctccccttcttcttcttcgtccaccatccctctctttcttcttcttcatccatcatccctctctttcttcttcttcatccatcatccctctctttctcctcctcctcctccccttcttcttcttcatccatcatccctctctttctcctcctcctgctccccttcttcttcttcgtccaccatccctctctttcttcttcttcatccatcatccctctctttctcctcctcctcctccccttcttcttcttcatccatcatccctctctttgtcctcctcctcctccccttcttcttcttcatccaccatccctctctttcttcttcttcgtccatTATCCCTCTCTCCATGTCAAGAGTgtctcttcaccctctcctcctctctctctctctctctctctctctctctctctctctctctcctgctctgtatTGTATTGGAGTGGGCGAGAGACTACTACATCTAATTAACCActtcagtctctctctcgcgctcacTTCACCTGCTCGCCCCCTCGTAACCACGGGAACAGGATAAACAGCTCTTAATTGGCCGGCAGCAGTTTAATGCACTTCCTGTCGAGAGCGGTTCACTCGGAGaggccttcacacacacacacacacacacacagcaaacacacacacacacacacacacacacacacacacacacacacacacacacagcactacGAAATTGGCAGTAATGTTGTTTATATTTACCCCATTATCCATGTGcaaacacgacacacacacactcacacacacactctctctctcggggCAGTAATGCAGAGTTGGAGCTCAGAGCTCGACTATAATGAAATAATTGCTCAGCTTATTTGTACATTAtggtaattatgttttttactgGGAAATTAATTTACCCATCATGCTTCAGatggacgagagagagagaggtaaacTATATTCAAACagagcccacacacactccagctaATGTGggcactgccacacacacacacacacacactcactcagagtCGGGGTCAGATGTGAAGCCAGCCTCTCAATCTGAAtagaaaacagtttgtttttgtgtgtctgcctcGAGGACTGGGATTGGTTAATTGGGCCtcgttagtgtgtgtgtggggggggggggggggggggggggggggggggtaggttggagaggaagacaaagatgGCTTCTCTCCACAGAAGTGAGTGACTGgatttaattcatgtttttaaaagtacaaagaaCTTTAGAGAACTGTAACACGGATCACTTACATATGTACCAGGTAGGAccaggtgtgagcaggtatgaCCAGGTATGAGCAGATAGGACCAGGTATGAGAaggtgtgagcaggtatgaGCAGGTATGACCAGGTAGGAccaggtgtgagcaggtatgaGCAGGTATGAGCAGGTAGGACCAGGTATGAGAaggtgtgagcaggtatgaGCAGGTATGAGCAGGTATGACCAGGTAGGAccaggtgtgagcaggtatgaGCAGGTATGAGCAGGTAGGACCAGGTATGAGAaggtgtgagcaggtatgaGCAGGTATGAGCAGGTAGGACCAGGTATGAGAAGGTAAGACCAGGTGTGAgcaggtgtgagcaggtatgaCCAGGTATGGccaggtgtgagcaggtatgaGGAGGTGTGAGGAGGTATTAGTaggtgtgagcaggtatgagcaggtgtgagcaggtatgaGCAGGTAAGAccaggtgtgagcaggtatgagcaggtgtgagcaggtatgaGCAGGTATGACCAGGTATGACCAGGTATGAGCAGGTGTGAGCAGGTGTGAGCAGGAATGAGCAGGTAAGACCAGGTATGGccaggtgtgagcaggtatgaCCAGGTATGACCAGTTAGGCAGGTATGAccaggtgtgagcaggtatgaCCAGGTATGACCAGGTATGAgcaggtgtgagcaggtatgaGCAGGTAAGACCAGGTGTGAGCAGATATGAGCAGGTATGAGCAGGTATGACCAGGTGTGAGCAGGCATGAccaggtgtgagcaggtatgaTCAGGTATGACCAGGTATGAgcaggtgtgagcaggtatgaGCAGGTAAGACCAGGTATGACCAGGTGTGAGCAGGTAAGAccaggtgtgagcaggtatgaCCAGGTATGACCAGGTATGAGCAGGTGTGAGCAGGTGTGAGCAGGAATGAGCAGGTAAGACCAGGTATGGccaggtgtgagcaggtatgaCCAGGTATGACCAGTTAGGCAGGTATGAccaggtgtgagcaggtatgaGCAGGTATGACCAGGTATGAgcaggtgtgagcaggtatgagcaggtatgagcaggtgtgagcaggtatgaccaggtgtgagcaggtatgaccaggtgtgaacaggtatgaccaggtgtgagcaggtgtgagcaggtatgaCCAGGTATGGccaggtgtgagcaggtatTAGTAGATGTGAGCAGGTATGAGCAGGTGTGAGCAGGTTTGAGCAGGTAAGACCAGGTATGAGAAGGTATGAGCAGGTGTGAgcaggtgtgagcaggtatgaCCAGGTATGAccaggtgtgagcaggtatgaccaggtgtgagcaggtatgagcaggtgtgagcaggtatgaccaggtgtgagcaggtatgaccaggtgtgagcaggtatgagcaggtgtgagcaggtatgaCCAGGTATGAccaggtgtgagcaggtatgagcaggtgtgagcaggtatgaccaggtgtgagcaggtatgaCCAGGTGTGttcagagtctctctctctcttcagatcATGTTGAATTCTCTCCATAAGTACGAGCCTCAGCTTCACATTGTGTGCGTCGGTTCTCACCATCGTCTGGTCTCTAACGTTTCCTTCAAAGAAACTCAGTTCATCGCTGTCACCGCCTACCAGAACGaagaggtgcacacacacacacacacacacacactcacacacacacacacacacacacactcacacacacacacacacacacacactcacacacacacacacacacacacactcacacacacagagagagacacacacacacccacgcgcacacacagagagagacacaccccccccccccccacacacacccacactcacacacacacacacacacacacacacacacacacacacacatacactcacacacacacacacacacacacacacacacacactcacacacacacacacacactcacacactcacacacacacacacacactcacacacacacacacacacacacacacacacacacacacagagagagacacacacacacccacgcgcacacacagagagagacacacacccccccccacacacacacacacactcacacacacacacccacacacacacacacacacacacacatacactcacacacacacacacacacacacacacacacacacacacacatacactcacacacacacacactcacacacacacacacacacactcacacacacactcacacacacacacacactcacacacacacacacacacacacactcacacacacacacacacacacacacacacacacatacactcacacacacacacacacacatatacactcacacacacacactcacacacacactcacacacacacacacacacacacacatatacactcacacacacacacacacacacacactcacacacacacacacactcacacacacacacacacacacacacacacacactcacacacacacagacacacacacacacacacactctcacacacaccagctgattGATGCATatcttgtgtttctctctgcagatcACCGCTCTGAAGATCAGATACAACCCGTTTGCTAAAGCTTTCCTCGACGCCAAAGAGAGGTACGACTCCTTATGTGTACTGACACGTGTACTGACGTGTAGATTATAGATTATAAACTGTACTTGAGTTTTTGACTCCTCATCATCCATCAGCATTTCTCACCAGGATACCAGAGGACGTTAGCGTTAGCAGGCGATAAGAgtcattgtcacacacacacacacacatacatgataGCGTTTCTTTCGTGCTCCTCAGGAACCCGGGGGGGCGGTGTTTACCGGAGTCGTCGGAGACTCGTCTGTCGGGGATTCAACCCTGTGAGTCAGTGAAGTTCTCAAGATTTTATTATTGTCacattaaactgaaaaatatcaacatgatcccagtaaaaaagaagaattgatttcttctttttttactgtagaaGTATAAAATCTTAGTGATGCTgctgaaaaactaaatatttttgaaacaaactgaatttaaatgatcattcatgttaaaatgtttttgtgacagTATTGATCTTGAaagattttttcttccttaatgACACAACatttcataaatgtgtgttttttatatatttgcagAACAAAGTcatgaatgaatgtatttaaCTATATACATATAACTGGTTCATTGATTGGCTAGAaataaaatagatttatttattgatcatCAGACTCTATGAAGCATCAGGACGaatattctgttttatttcatgatgtttgacatttacaaaatattacattatgaAATATTCTacatgtattattaaaaaaattatatatcaaCATTCATAGAaatatatgttttcataaatatgatgtgtgtgtgtgtgtgtgtgtgtgtgtgtgtttcaggctgGTCGCTTTgctcagcaggaggaggcggagctttCCCTTACAGCAGCAGCCTCCCGctgacatcacatcatcaccaTAGTTACAAACACCACGGTTACCCTGGGCGACAAACACCTTACCCCACCGGCTACCTGCCCCACCGCTCACACCCCGCAGgtgacagtgtgtgcgtgtgtgtgtgtgtcatttctgtTCGTAATTCacattatttgatattttatcatACATAATGTAATTTATATATTCACTGTAattcaacacaacataaataataaacttgaataattaaaaataataaataaaataaaatctgaaaaaaaggaatgtgaggaataaaataaatgttaaatttttttagcgcttgtgtattttttttgttttgtgaacattataattattatatagaTAAAAAGTGTAAATCCTGTTCAGGTGTCCAGGTGTTAGacggctgcagcagctcctcatctCGCctggcttcctcctcctcctcctcttccacctcctccttttccgcctcctcgtccctccCCCTGATGAGCAGTGCTCCTTCATCACAGCCTCCCCCTCACAACTCCAGGTGAGCCCCGCCCACGACCTTATATGGGAAATTTAGGAATAACCTCATAAACTCAGGTGAATAATAAATGTCCACCGTTAGCTACTGATTAGCATCTGTTGCTACTTCAACTTACCTGTGTTGTTATGTGAAATGTATGAACGTATATGTTTATAAATGATATTTATATGATGTGTTCAGTCAGTTTCCTTGTCTTTGGACGGTTGGATGCAGCGAGCTAAGCCCCTCCCACTCGCCGTGCAACGCTCTCCACGGACCAATAAGCAGTGAAAGTCTCATGCAGCCTCCCAATCATGGCCGAGTAGGTGGCAGTGGGTGGGCACCTGGCCCCGCCCATTCCTTCTGAAGAGGGACGTGATTGATCATTCACGCTAACTGGAAGGCGACTGTTTACCAATGGCTGCTAGCTACGACTGCTAATTAATATTTATGATGAGTTTAAACTGGAGGCTAACAACCGCTGGAGGCTAACAACTGCTCTGCTGCTACTGATTAGCATTGGTGGCTAATTGCAGGTTCTGGTAACCATTAGCGGCTATGTTGCTATATGCCTTTGGTTTGCCATGATAATCAGTAGCCTCCTAGTGGTTATTTGTAGGTACTGGCCGTTAGCTTCTCTAGGTAGCTAACAATAATAACAGTTGGCTATTGCATATACTGGTAACCATTAGCATTTTCATGATAGTACTGATGGTCATTTCTACAAAATGGTGGCTACTGGAGGCGACTTCTAACCTCTGGTGGCCAATTATACATTCAAGCTAATCGCTACTTCACAACTAAAACTCTTGATTGATATTTTTACGTATATATGACGACCTGTGGTGAAGAACAGTTGGTTACTCACAGTAACAACCTTATATTTATACACTGGTAGCTACATGTCGCTACATATACCTGTTGGTAATTCTATATCAAATCCACGACTACTGGTGATACATTAGCGCTAATGGTTACTGGTACTATGGATTTCTAATGACTGGTGTTGGCAGCTACTGCTAACGACTGCTGGCTGTGTTTGGATACTTATACCTGAATGTTAATAGCATTTAATGGCTAACAGTGGTTATTTATAGCATGTAAATATCCAGTCAATTCTTCATAAAATGATGCCGTAGAAAAGTATTGAATGATTAACGCTCCGACCGCAGTCCTGTTGCTTGCACACGTTCATGTTGGTGGTGTGGTGCCCCACTGGTGTCGTCCTGAGGGAGGTGTTAATGTCTGTACAGTCCATCAGACTAGTCTGAAGAAAAGTCAATGTGTAattgaccaaaaaaatgaaacatatcTCACGTCATTTCGTCGgttatttgttgctttttgttgatgtttctCTGCTTCTGATTctttctgaaataaaatattaaacaagtgaattcaaatcaaatgtatgTTTCGCACCTGCTGCTTGTGGAAACtgaaatcttcttcttcttcttcttcttcgtccttgtcgttgtttgttgtgtgagacagacgcaCTGTC
Encoded proteins:
- the LOC118316799 gene encoding T-box transcription factor TBX19-like yields the protein MKVEGSQGSQGSQTQTQTDRESGPAVRSSGGGGSMAASERCMSRLLSAVESELQAGREKGDPTERELKVALEDAELWRKFQHITNEMIVTKTGRRMFPVLKVSVSGLDPSSMYSLLLDFVPADDCRWKFVNGEWAAAGRAEGGGGGEGRGPGGIYIHPDSPNFGAHWMKAAVTFNKVKLTNKVNGAGQIMLNSLHKYEPQLHIVCVGSHHRLVSNVSFKETQFIAVTAYQNEEITALKIRYNPFAKAFLDAKERNPGGRCLPESSETRLSGIQPCWSLCSAGGGGAFPYSSSLPLTSHHHHSYKHHGYPGRQTPYPTGYLPHRSHPAGVQVLDGCSSSSSRLASSSSSSSTSSFSASSSLPLMSSAPSSQPPPHNSSQFPCLWTVGCSELSPSHSPCNALHGPISSESLMQPPNHGRVGGSGWAPGPAHSF